A part of Chroococcidiopsis sp. TS-821 genomic DNA contains:
- the thiS gene encoding sulfur carrier protein ThiS — protein sequence MSEQITLEVNGETRQCAAHSRIPDVLNQLGYNPRLVAVEYNGEILHRQYWSETYVKQGDRLEVVTIVGGG from the coding sequence ATGTCCGAGCAAATCACCCTGGAAGTTAACGGCGAAACGCGTCAGTGCGCAGCACATTCCCGAATTCCAGATGTCCTAAACCAACTCGGCTACAATCCGCGTTTAGTTGCAGTCGAATACAACGGCGAAATTCTCCACCGTCAGTATTGGTCAGAAACTTATGTCAAACAAGGCGATCGCTTAGAAGTCGTCACAATTGTTGGTGGTGGGTAA
- the hemL gene encoding glutamate-1-semialdehyde 2,1-aminomutase, whose protein sequence is MVRIAIKTTKSEEIFAAAQHLMPGGVSSPVRAFKSVGGQPIVFDRVKGAYIWDVDGNQYIDYVGTWGPAICGHAHPEVIAALHEALEKGTSFGAPCVLENVLAEMVIDAVPSIEMVRFVNSGTEACMAVLRLMRAFTGRDKVIKFEGCYHGHADMFLVKAGSGVATLGLPDSPGVPKSTTSNTLTAPYNDLEAVKALFAENPNEIAGVILEPVVGNAGFITPDAGFLEGLRELTHEYGALLVFDEVMTGFRIAYGGAQERFSVTPDLTTLGKIIGGGLPVGAYGGRQEIMSMIAPAGPVYQAGTLSGNPLAMTAGIKTLELLQKPGTYQYLDKITKKLSDGLLEIAKKTGHAACGGQISGMFGLFFTAGPVHNYEDAKHSDLDKFSRFHRGMLERGIYLAPSQFEAGFTSVAHTEEDIDKTLAAAEEVMASL, encoded by the coding sequence TTGGTTAGGATCGCGATTAAGACAACCAAATCAGAAGAAATTTTTGCGGCTGCACAACACTTGATGCCTGGGGGTGTCAGCTCTCCAGTACGAGCCTTTAAATCAGTTGGAGGACAGCCAATTGTTTTTGACCGCGTTAAAGGGGCTTACATTTGGGACGTTGATGGCAATCAATATATTGATTATGTGGGCACTTGGGGACCTGCGATTTGCGGTCACGCGCATCCAGAAGTTATTGCAGCGTTACATGAGGCGTTGGAAAAAGGCACGAGTTTTGGTGCGCCCTGCGTGCTAGAAAACGTCCTAGCAGAAATGGTGATTGATGCGGTTCCGAGCATCGAAATGGTAAGATTTGTGAACTCTGGTACGGAAGCTTGTATGGCGGTACTGCGCTTAATGCGGGCTTTTACCGGACGGGACAAAGTAATCAAGTTTGAAGGCTGCTACCACGGTCATGCTGATATGTTTTTAGTCAAGGCTGGCTCTGGAGTGGCTACTTTAGGTTTACCCGATTCCCCAGGTGTACCCAAATCAACTACAAGCAATACTTTGACTGCACCATACAACGACTTAGAAGCTGTTAAAGCTTTGTTTGCCGAAAACCCCAACGAAATTGCTGGCGTTATTTTAGAACCTGTCGTTGGTAATGCAGGTTTTATTACTCCAGATGCAGGGTTTTTAGAAGGCTTGCGCGAACTTACGCACGAGTATGGTGCGTTACTCGTATTTGATGAAGTGATGACCGGATTTCGGATCGCTTACGGTGGCGCACAAGAAAGGTTTAGCGTGACGCCTGATTTAACAACTTTGGGTAAGATTATCGGTGGTGGCTTACCTGTAGGAGCTTATGGCGGTCGGCAAGAGATTATGTCAATGATTGCGCCAGCAGGACCTGTTTATCAAGCTGGAACGTTATCAGGTAATCCCCTTGCCATGACAGCAGGAATCAAAACGCTTGAACTTTTGCAAAAACCAGGCACGTATCAGTATTTGGACAAAATTACCAAAAAACTGAGCGATGGCTTATTGGAAATTGCTAAGAAAACAGGTCACGCAGCTTGTGGCGGTCAAATTAGCGGTATGTTTGGCTTATTCTTCACTGCTGGACCTGTCCATAACTATGAGGATGCGAAACACTCTGATTTAGATAAATTCAGCCGTTTCCATCGAGGAATGCTCGAACGTGGCATTTACCTAGCACCATCTCAATTTGAAGCGGGATTTACTTCTGTAGCACATACTGAAGAAGATATTGACAAGACATTAGCAGCAGCGGAAGAAGTCATGGCGAGTCTCTAA
- a CDS encoding DUF1517 domain-containing protein, whose amino-acid sequence MLKKLLLAMKPLVKPLFIFGLVAALALGHSDAALAARSGGRIGGGSFNRPAPSRPYTPPGGGGGYYAPYPGGGFGFPFVFPFFGIGGFGSLFSILIFFAIANFVLQSFRRASSGDSAGYDTGYSSNPNVSIVELQVGLLAQARGLQEDLNRIAETADTNSPEGRAAVLQEASLALLRHPEYWAYAGSKNSQARLNAAEAEFNRLSLAERSKFSEETLTNVNNQLRGANPKGVLPSSDLDNPTRLITEGPGEYIVVTLLAATLGNFQIPQINSAEDLRQALRVIGAIPSDRLLAIEVLWTPQAAGDTLTSDDLLAKYADLKMV is encoded by the coding sequence ATGCTCAAGAAACTGCTCTTAGCCATGAAACCGCTTGTGAAACCCCTATTTATCTTTGGGCTGGTTGCAGCCTTAGCATTGGGTCACTCTGATGCAGCCTTGGCAGCGCGTAGTGGAGGTCGCATCGGCGGCGGTTCTTTCAATCGTCCAGCGCCCAGCCGTCCTTATACTCCCCCTGGTGGCGGCGGAGGCTACTATGCTCCTTACCCTGGTGGTGGATTTGGTTTTCCCTTCGTCTTCCCCTTCTTTGGAATCGGCGGCTTTGGCAGTCTGTTTTCCATTTTGATCTTTTTTGCGATCGCAAACTTCGTTCTCCAATCTTTCCGGCGTGCTAGTAGCGGAGATTCAGCAGGCTACGATACTGGATATAGTAGCAATCCTAATGTCTCGATCGTTGAATTACAAGTTGGTTTGCTAGCGCAAGCGCGCGGACTACAAGAAGATCTAAACCGCATAGCGGAAACTGCTGATACAAATTCTCCTGAAGGTCGGGCAGCAGTTTTACAAGAAGCAAGCCTTGCATTACTACGTCATCCTGAATACTGGGCGTACGCAGGTAGTAAAAATAGTCAAGCGCGCTTAAACGCAGCCGAAGCTGAATTTAATCGTCTATCGCTTGCTGAACGCAGTAAGTTCTCAGAAGAAACGCTGACTAACGTCAATAATCAACTGAGAGGTGCGAATCCAAAAGGAGTTTTACCAAGTTCAGACCTTGATAATCCCACTCGTCTGATTACCGAAGGTCCTGGCGAATATATTGTTGTCACGCTGTTAGCAGCAACCTTAGGTAACTTCCAGATTCCACAAATCAACAGTGCTGAAGATCTACGTCAAGCACTACGCGTTATCGGTGCAATTCCGAGCGATCGCTTGCTAGCAATTGAAGTGCTATGGACTCCTCAAGCAGCAGGCGATACCCTAACCTCTGACGACCTATTAGCAAAATACGCTGATTTGAAGATGGTCTAG
- a CDS encoding ChaB family protein, with protein sequence MLYKTNQDLPLEIRASFSETAQDVYRAAYNCAIHWYGDTTQAHKVALSAVRMHSARTMSVLV encoded by the coding sequence ATGTTATATAAAACGAATCAAGATTTACCTTTAGAAATTCGTGCAAGTTTTTCTGAGACTGCTCAGGATGTGTACCGCGCTGCCTACAATTGTGCGATTCATTGGTATGGCGATACAACCCAAGCGCACAAAGTTGCATTAAGTGCTGTTAGAATGCACTCGGCAAGAACTATGAGCGTACTTGTTTAA
- a CDS encoding DUF1565 domain-containing protein encodes MNLARPDTYFELAPFILSITKISHPSSRAIALGLSSIALLGLSDTGLASEVPTLSLGNARANQIASAKVLYVNPSVENAAQANGSDRAPFKTITQALKVASANSTIVLAKGTYSAETGETFPLQLKSGVTIQGDPQTRGSDIIIQGGGVFLSPTFARQNVTILGANEATLTGVTITNSNPRGYGLWIESSSPRITNNTFTGSTHDGISITGDSKPLIRNNYFHQNGANGITIYGISRPEVRENIFEKTGFGINISQKAAPLLIGNRITQNRAGIVVQAQAQPILRSNTIERNIEDGIVAIAASLPDLGTAAQPGGNIFRQNGRYDINSKAARQIIPAFGNTLAADARTVGNLDLSGKVDLAAIPQAQSQTAKPPTSANASPRSTAPAAIAIPVPPPATTNNSRAVSPALPSATGSDTAIVIPVPPPTTSATIPPPLSNSNRGAIDVPVLQSAQITEADLLPVPSGNIPLGNSRNLPKITLPTTAPAPGSPPLPPTRESALGLRYRVIVEAESKSKQDLVRSLIPGAFRTFSNGKVFMQVGAFGDRANANEVLQLLNSRGLKGMVEQI; translated from the coding sequence GTGAATTTAGCCCGCCCTGATACTTATTTTGAGCTTGCTCCTTTTATCTTGAGCATAACTAAAATTTCGCATCCCAGTTCGCGCGCGATCGCGCTTGGACTATCAAGTATTGCTTTGCTAGGTTTGAGCGATACTGGTTTGGCGTCAGAAGTACCAACGCTATCTTTGGGAAACGCGCGTGCCAATCAGATAGCATCAGCGAAAGTGCTATATGTCAACCCCAGTGTAGAGAACGCTGCGCAAGCCAACGGTAGCGATCGCGCTCCGTTCAAAACGATTACTCAAGCATTAAAAGTCGCTTCTGCAAATAGCACGATCGTGCTGGCTAAAGGAACTTATAGCGCTGAAACGGGAGAAACTTTTCCACTCCAGCTCAAATCGGGTGTAACGATTCAAGGCGATCCGCAAACGCGTGGAAGTGACATTATCATTCAAGGTGGTGGCGTTTTCCTTAGTCCGACTTTTGCGCGGCAAAACGTGACAATTTTAGGAGCCAACGAAGCGACGCTGACGGGTGTCACAATTACCAATTCCAATCCACGCGGTTATGGTTTGTGGATTGAGTCGAGTAGTCCCAGAATCACCAACAATACCTTTACTGGTAGTACGCATGATGGCATTTCGATAACGGGTGACAGCAAACCCCTCATTCGCAACAATTACTTTCATCAAAATGGAGCAAACGGGATAACCATCTACGGCATTTCTCGACCCGAAGTTCGCGAAAATATCTTTGAAAAAACAGGATTTGGTATCAACATTTCGCAAAAAGCCGCACCACTTTTGATTGGCAATCGCATTACGCAAAATCGTGCAGGTATTGTCGTACAAGCACAAGCACAACCCATCCTCAGAAGTAATACGATCGAGCGCAATATTGAAGATGGTATCGTAGCGATCGCTGCAAGTCTACCTGATTTAGGCACGGCTGCGCAGCCAGGCGGTAATATCTTTCGCCAAAACGGACGTTACGATATTAATAGCAAAGCGGCGCGTCAAATAATTCCGGCGTTTGGGAATACTTTAGCTGCTGATGCGCGTACCGTTGGCAATCTGGATTTATCCGGTAAGGTAGATTTAGCCGCAATACCACAAGCGCAATCGCAAACTGCAAAACCGCCAACTTCTGCGAATGCGAGTCCGCGCAGCACAGCACCTGCAGCGATCGCAATTCCTGTTCCACCACCAGCGACGACAAACAATTCTCGCGCCGTTTCTCCTGCGTTACCTTCTGCAACAGGTTCGGATACGGCGATTGTCATTCCTGTTCCACCACCGACAACCTCTGCAACTATCCCACCGCCACTATCAAACTCTAATCGCGGTGCGATCGATGTTCCTGTGTTGCAGTCAGCACAAATTACTGAAGCAGATTTACTGCCTGTACCTAGTGGTAATATTCCGCTAGGCAACTCGCGCAATTTACCGAAAATCACTTTACCGACAACTGCACCTGCGCCTGGTTCTCCACCACTTCCTCCAACACGCGAATCCGCTTTGGGTTTGCGCTATCGAGTGATCGTTGAAGCCGAAAGTAAAAGCAAGCAAGATCTAGTGCGATCGCTGATTCCTGGAGCTTTTCGGACGTTTTCGAATGGTAA
- a CDS encoding thiamine phosphate synthase → MNAGWYDENNNGFVPMVESYNQRGQVQPAVCRILDANLDRAREGLRIIEEWCRFGLNNAQFSGECKQLRQELATWHSPELRAARDTLGDPGTQLTHPQEQQRADLKSLLQANFCRVEEALRVLEEYGKLYHPQMGSVFKQMRYRVYTLESRLLGYERHQRLLRSQLYLVTSPAKDLLSVVEAALAGGLTLVQYRDKNADDSERMSYAQQLCQLCHKYNALFLVNDRVDIALAVDADGVHLGQHDMPINAARQLLGPHKIIGCSTTNPEEMQRAIQGGADYIGVGPVYETPTKAGKPAAGLEYVRYAAQHSPIPWFAIGGIDVNNINDVISAGAERVAVVRALMEAEQPTLVTQYFLSQFTRVRIQSHTLELTESYVRANHPGS, encoded by the coding sequence ATGAATGCTGGCTGGTACGATGAAAACAATAATGGGTTTGTTCCAATGGTCGAATCATATAACCAAAGAGGACAAGTACAACCAGCTGTTTGCCGGATCCTGGACGCCAATCTAGACCGCGCCCGTGAGGGATTGCGCATCATTGAGGAATGGTGTCGCTTTGGTTTAAATAACGCGCAGTTTAGTGGAGAATGCAAACAACTACGGCAAGAACTCGCAACTTGGCACAGCCCAGAATTACGCGCGGCGCGAGATACTCTTGGAGACCCTGGTACGCAACTGACACACCCACAAGAACAACAACGCGCAGATCTCAAATCCCTCCTGCAAGCAAACTTCTGTCGAGTCGAGGAAGCTTTACGTGTTTTAGAAGAATACGGTAAACTTTATCACCCACAGATGGGCAGCGTATTTAAGCAAATGCGATATCGCGTTTACACGCTCGAAAGTCGCTTACTCGGCTACGAACGCCATCAGCGATTGTTGCGATCGCAGTTATACCTTGTCACTTCTCCCGCAAAAGATTTATTGTCGGTGGTAGAAGCAGCGTTGGCTGGCGGATTGACTCTCGTACAATACCGAGATAAAAATGCTGACGATAGCGAACGGATGTCGTACGCGCAGCAATTGTGTCAGCTGTGTCACAAATACAATGCATTATTTCTCGTCAACGACCGCGTGGACATTGCTTTGGCAGTAGACGCGGATGGCGTGCATCTTGGACAGCATGACATGCCCATCAACGCTGCTCGACAGCTGTTAGGACCGCATAAAATTATCGGTTGCTCGACGACAAATCCAGAAGAAATGCAACGCGCGATTCAAGGTGGCGCGGATTACATTGGTGTGGGTCCAGTTTACGAAACACCCACTAAAGCCGGTAAGCCAGCTGCCGGCTTAGAATACGTACGCTACGCAGCTCAGCATAGCCCAATTCCGTGGTTTGCGATTGGCGGTATCGACGTGAATAATATCAATGATGTCATCTCGGCAGGTGCAGAGCGCGTCGCAGTCGTGAGGGCATTAATGGAAGCTGAACAGCCTACTTTAGTCACGCAATACTTCTTATCGCAATTTACTCGCGTCCGCATCCAAAGCCATACACTAGAATTGACTGAATCTTATGTCCGAGCAAATCACCCTGGAAGTTAA